The proteins below come from a single Mesobacillus jeotgali genomic window:
- a CDS encoding VOC family protein: MINKIGQIMVYVNDQDAIAKFWTEKLGFIIKAEEDNGQGMRWIEIATSIDSETSIVLHNKEFVAKMSPGLHLGTPSLMFYSDNLEELRSDLSKKNVVVGEIVNMPSGKVFNFADDEENYFAVMEK, encoded by the coding sequence ATGATTAATAAAATTGGTCAGATCATGGTGTACGTAAATGATCAAGATGCTATTGCAAAGTTCTGGACGGAAAAATTGGGTTTTATAATTAAGGCTGAAGAAGATAATGGGCAGGGAATGAGATGGATTGAAATCGCTACAAGTATTGATTCAGAAACAAGTATTGTACTTCATAATAAAGAATTCGTCGCCAAAATGTCGCCTGGACTCCATCTTGGTACACCATCTTTAATGTTTTATTCTGACAATCTTGAGGAATTGCGCAGCGATTTATCCAAGAAAAATGTTGTAGTCGGGGAAATTGTGAACATGCCTTCAGGAAAAGTATTTAACTTTGCGGATGATGAGGAGAATTACTTTGCGGTGATGGAAAAATAA
- a CDS encoding AAA family ATPase — protein sequence MKRLVIITVGLTHSGKTTFARTLEKELDNSTVIDQDNHAEFINTYYKRLQPKDGPNTFKHAISRLIVNYAKDQTDHHLIICNSNRSRKDRSYLFGELLPKGDFIHIIVHFDIPYPVLQARVKESKRITNIFRGSYSNFEQVLNKQMADSVKEDVVNPAEGEADHLFVIKDNKEAEFVIQEILRIAGQ from the coding sequence TTGAAGAGGCTTGTGATCATAACGGTTGGCCTAACTCACAGTGGAAAAACAACATTCGCCCGAACTTTAGAAAAAGAGTTGGATAACTCTACAGTGATTGACCAGGACAACCACGCGGAATTTATCAATACTTATTATAAAAGACTGCAACCAAAGGACGGGCCAAATACATTCAAGCATGCTATATCCAGGTTGATTGTCAATTATGCAAAAGACCAGACTGATCATCATCTTATTATTTGCAACTCGAACCGAAGCCGAAAAGATCGGTCATACCTTTTTGGAGAGTTGCTTCCCAAGGGTGACTTTATACATATCATTGTCCATTTTGACATCCCATATCCTGTACTACAAGCTCGTGTTAAAGAGAGTAAACGGATCACCAATATATTCAGAGGGTCCTATTCGAATTTTGAACAAGTATTGAATAAGCAGATGGCTGATTCTGTAAAAGAGGATGTAGTCAATCCAGCCGAAGGTGAAGCCGATCACTTATTTGTAATTAAAGATAATAAAGAAGCTGAATTTGTGATTCAAGAAATTTTACGTATTGCAGGGCAATAA
- a CDS encoding sulfite exporter TauE/SafE family protein yields the protein MVTAFIFISIILIASVLQTSTGFGFSIMATPFLLMLYLPYEAIQINIILSLIISVALIWKIKQDIDFILLKRFILGSIAGVPFGILIFASMDIEAFKLVVSILLLLLTLLLILQFRVNETPFRDYLVGGISGLLTTSIGMPGPPLLLYLTGTETKKAKLRATTLAFYLFIYFVSLLTLVAIVGTNKTILFASMSAVHIVLIGMFLGQKFYKRINQSTFRIFTYILLSSTGVYLFLNSIFGK from the coding sequence TTGGTAACTGCATTCATTTTCATAAGTATTATCCTAATCGCTTCTGTTTTGCAAACAAGCACTGGTTTTGGATTTTCCATAATGGCAACACCGTTCTTATTAATGCTATACCTGCCATATGAAGCGATTCAAATTAATATCATTTTGTCCTTGATCATCTCGGTGGCTCTTATTTGGAAAATCAAACAGGATATTGATTTTATTTTATTGAAAAGATTCATTTTGGGAAGCATTGCTGGGGTACCGTTTGGTATATTAATCTTTGCTTCTATGGACATAGAGGCTTTTAAATTAGTCGTTAGTATCCTTTTGTTGCTGCTAACCCTGTTGTTGATTTTGCAATTCAGGGTCAATGAGACACCGTTTAGGGACTATCTGGTTGGTGGAATATCCGGTCTGTTAACGACGAGCATCGGAATGCCAGGACCGCCATTATTGCTTTACTTAACAGGCACAGAAACGAAAAAAGCAAAGCTGAGAGCAACCACGCTGGCGTTTTACCTGTTTATCTATTTCGTCAGCCTGCTCACCCTGGTGGCCATTGTAGGAACAAACAAAACCATCTTATTCGCAAGTATGTCTGCAGTGCATATCGTTCTTATCGGGATGTTTCTCGGTCAAAAATTTTATAAAAGGATCAATCAGAGTACATTCAGGATCTTTACCTATATCCTGTTGAGCAGTACAGGGGTTTATCTGTTTTTGAACAGTATATTCGGGAAATGA
- a CDS encoding DUF1206 domain-containing protein: MNSQTIEVRNKLREVKPWVRRFARFGYIAKGLVYGMVGVLAALAAFGPSGDTTGTSGALQSLAAMPFGEVALWFIGIGLIGYILWDFIKAIKDPENEGTDAKGLIKRTGYFISGLIYTNLAFGAIKLASNTGSASGGNSEKTISAKLMEQPFGVWLVGIVGAIIIGYGVYELYSGIKEKFMSKFKTYEMNDKERKIARLSGKIGLISRGIVLSMVGFFFIRTAYTNNPNESKGLGGALTELANQPFGQVLLAVVAVGLILYGIYQIIKGRYQYMNFG, encoded by the coding sequence ATGAATTCACAAACAATAGAAGTCAGAAATAAATTGAGGGAAGTAAAACCGTGGGTTAGACGGTTTGCTCGTTTTGGCTACATTGCCAAAGGTCTTGTATACGGTATGGTTGGAGTGCTTGCTGCCTTAGCTGCATTTGGACCAAGCGGTGACACTACTGGAACCTCAGGAGCTCTTCAATCACTCGCTGCAATGCCCTTCGGTGAAGTAGCCTTATGGTTTATCGGTATTGGCTTAATCGGTTACATTCTGTGGGATTTTATTAAAGCGATTAAAGACCCTGAAAATGAAGGAACAGATGCCAAGGGATTGATTAAAAGGACAGGTTATTTCATCAGCGGGCTAATTTATACAAATTTAGCCTTCGGTGCAATTAAATTAGCCAGCAACACGGGTTCAGCAAGCGGTGGAAATTCGGAGAAAACGATTTCGGCCAAGTTAATGGAACAGCCATTTGGCGTTTGGCTGGTCGGGATAGTAGGAGCAATTATAATTGGATATGGTGTTTACGAACTTTATAGCGGCATTAAAGAAAAATTCATGTCAAAATTCAAAACGTATGAAATGAATGATAAAGAACGAAAAATCGCGCGCCTTTCCGGTAAAATTGGACTAATCTCCAGGGGGATCGTGTTAAGTATGGTCGGTTTCTTCTTCATTCGCACTGCATACACCAATAACCCCAATGAATCCAAAGGGCTGGGCGGTGCATTAACAGAATTAGCAAACCAGCCATTCGGACAGGTTCTTCTGGCGGTTGTGGCAGTGGGACTTATTTTATACGGCATCTACCAAATTATCAAAGGCCGCTACCAATATATGAACTTTGGATAA
- a CDS encoding ChaB family protein codes for MPYNSLKDLPDAVKDNLPHHAQEIFKEAFNSASEQYDEEETAFKVAWSAVKNEYEKNDDDEWVRKEED; via the coding sequence ATGCCTTATAACTCTTTAAAAGATCTGCCGGATGCAGTAAAGGATAACCTGCCACATCATGCCCAGGAAATATTCAAAGAGGCATTCAATTCAGCCTCAGAGCAATACGATGAAGAAGAAACAGCTTTTAAGGTAGCATGGAGTGCCGTTAAAAATGAGTATGAAAAGAATGATGATGATGAATGGGTAAGAAAAGAAGAAGATTAA
- a CDS encoding DinB family protein — protein MINYRIKSVGGYSERIGELVSMLEHTRAVTLKEIKGLTQKDLDYPTDEGSNSIGALLMHIASIEFVHQVITFEERDINKVEFLKWQAALELGQQARHTIKLNQLDFYLNELALIRERTLSQLKSYNDDWLFEERQWDNGVKHNCYYLWFHVLEDEISHRGQIRIIKRRLLQNNQ, from the coding sequence ATGATTAATTATAGGATTAAGTCCGTTGGTGGTTATTCAGAAAGGATTGGCGAATTAGTTTCAATGCTGGAACACACCAGAGCTGTTACCCTGAAGGAGATTAAGGGTTTAACTCAAAAGGATTTAGATTATCCCACGGATGAAGGGTCTAATTCAATCGGAGCACTGTTAATGCATATAGCCTCCATAGAATTTGTCCATCAGGTTATTACGTTTGAGGAACGAGATATTAACAAAGTAGAGTTTTTGAAGTGGCAGGCCGCCTTAGAACTTGGGCAACAGGCCAGACATACAATAAAACTTAACCAACTTGATTTTTACTTGAATGAGCTCGCATTAATTAGAGAACGAACATTGTCTCAACTAAAGAGTTATAATGATGATTGGTTATTCGAAGAAAGACAGTGGGATAATGGTGTAAAACATAACTGTTACTATCTTTGGTTCCACGTGCTTGAAGACGAAATCAGCCATCGCGGCCAGATTCGGATTATAAAAAGAAGGCTCCTGCAAAACAATCAGTAA
- a CDS encoding sigma-70 family RNA polymerase sigma factor, translated as MADIKKVRRAIKGNKKAFQELMEDEKVKLYKIAYVYMKNEADALEVFQETVYKALVSIGSLKEERYFSTWLTRILINNAVDLLRKKKRVIPMDRDKLESKTAAYIEGDRHPELLEAVMELEEKYKEVLILRFYKDMSVKEIAEIFDCPEGTVKSKIHRGVNLLRGKLKEDCVNE; from the coding sequence TTGGCAGATATCAAAAAGGTACGCCGTGCAATCAAGGGGAACAAAAAGGCTTTTCAAGAATTGATGGAAGATGAGAAAGTGAAACTTTATAAAATAGCCTATGTATATATGAAAAATGAAGCTGATGCGTTGGAGGTTTTTCAGGAGACGGTATATAAAGCGCTTGTGTCCATAGGTAGTTTGAAGGAGGAACGTTATTTCTCTACGTGGCTGACGAGGATTCTCATCAACAATGCCGTTGATCTTTTACGGAAAAAGAAAAGGGTCATCCCAATGGACCGGGATAAGCTTGAAAGTAAGACTGCTGCCTATATTGAAGGTGACCGGCACCCTGAATTGCTAGAGGCTGTAATGGAGCTGGAGGAAAAGTATAAAGAAGTGTTGATTCTCCGGTTCTATAAGGACATGTCAGTAAAGGAAATTGCTGAAATTTTCGATTGCCCAGAGGGTACGGTAAAATCAAAAATCCACCGCGGAGTGAACTTATTAAGAGGTAAATTAAAGGAGGATTGTGTGAATGAGTAG
- a CDS encoding DUF4179 domain-containing protein, translating to MSSQFPDLKSEMDQISVPVEKLDNIIAETVSRTKMKRTKKRIVMYSISAAVVGFGLFLGSAMVSPAIAKVASNIPVVGTFFNDVGDEGLKIAGQKGLTQVVDQTVKDNGVTLTMNEIFYDGSRLTLGYTQESLLPVGGLERPTILVDGKEINFGSGFSGEFVTPGTYKGIINVTLTEELPEEFEMNIVFDAVGLLPGNWEFAFPVKQSSEVTVIKPKDVIDIQGAQLSVDSLKIGPAGTDLRVKVISDEDNRELDPFALNYYIVDDQGNRLEMLSGSGHGDTIEGKMHAYQNLLYERLVAGVKKIKVIPYDSSLNQKDFNEETILQENGFEIEIP from the coding sequence ATGAGTAGCCAATTCCCAGATTTAAAAAGTGAAATGGACCAAATCTCTGTGCCAGTCGAAAAGCTGGATAACATTATTGCAGAGACGGTTAGCAGAACAAAGATGAAGAGGACGAAAAAGCGCATTGTTATGTATTCGATAAGCGCTGCAGTGGTTGGTTTCGGATTGTTTTTAGGCTCTGCTATGGTTTCTCCTGCGATTGCGAAGGTCGCTTCGAATATCCCGGTTGTTGGGACTTTTTTCAATGACGTAGGTGATGAGGGGCTAAAGATAGCGGGACAAAAAGGATTAACGCAGGTTGTGGATCAAACAGTGAAGGATAATGGAGTCACATTGACGATGAATGAAATCTTTTACGATGGATCCCGTTTGACGCTAGGTTACACACAAGAATCCTTATTGCCGGTTGGAGGGCTTGAACGTCCAACAATCTTGGTTGATGGAAAAGAAATCAATTTTGGATCGGGCTTTTCCGGAGAATTCGTTACCCCGGGGACCTATAAAGGAATTATTAACGTAACATTGACTGAGGAGCTGCCTGAGGAGTTTGAAATGAATATAGTCTTCGATGCCGTGGGCCTCCTGCCAGGTAATTGGGAGTTTGCTTTCCCAGTGAAACAATCAAGTGAAGTTACAGTCATCAAACCAAAAGATGTAATAGATATACAAGGAGCACAGCTTAGTGTGGATTCATTGAAGATCGGACCGGCTGGTACAGATTTAAGAGTGAAAGTGATATCTGATGAAGATAATCGTGAGTTAGACCCATTTGCATTAAATTACTATATAGTTGATGATCAAGGAAACAGATTGGAAATGTTGAGTGGCAGTGGGCATGGAGATACAATAGAAGGAAAAATGCATGCTTATCAAAACCTTTTATATGAGCGACTGGTGGCCGGGGTTAAAAAGATTAAGGTGATTCCTTATGATTCGTCTTTGAATCAAAAAGATTTCAATGAAGAAACGATTTTGCAGGAGAATGGGTTTGAAATTGAAATTCCGTAA
- a CDS encoding PQQ-dependent sugar dehydrogenase yields MRKVKVALRPIVGRVNLPTVIKTAILPGNSNEGLFIATQPGEIFYISNEEIKTFLDIRQQVIELGGSSGGYDERGLLGLAFHPEFYNNGLFYLHYSVAGTQGPGALSGSFRPDPCDPETLNLKWEKRETKYDHIDTVEEWVVQSNGQPQRHRTLLNLRRPFSNHNGVNSLNFSPETGRLVLTTGDGGSGYDPFNLSQDDMEIAGKIIEIDISKNVFSQNPPSVTRFDEISPSIQETLTVIAKGVRNIPGIAYQRLYNHYIKYAGNVGQDFAESIFSFIHYRPVPVTRLTHASSGRTVTEKEGFINFGWRGWEGAFPTPIIKSCSENSTLDEKTIAFYDEAVKTSVRRLPPLTNYFHQEPRPDKYGGTALTGVQPYMGKSIPELSGSLVFTDLSRAKNNEQPDQGFLAYTRFRPDGILNDFNIIETEYDFGSQSVYYVSLGTNLDQSRMFLGVYGSMKVTDYNQGTVFEIVPV; encoded by the coding sequence ATGAGGAAAGTAAAAGTTGCACTACGCCCCATCGTAGGAAGAGTAAACTTACCCACTGTCATAAAAACAGCCATTCTTCCTGGTAACTCAAACGAGGGCTTATTTATTGCGACCCAGCCAGGAGAGATATTTTATATAAGCAACGAAGAGATAAAGACATTTTTAGATATCCGCCAACAAGTCATCGAACTGGGTGGTTCCAGTGGCGGATATGATGAACGTGGACTGCTCGGACTGGCGTTTCATCCCGAATTTTATAACAACGGTTTATTTTACCTTCATTATTCAGTGGCTGGAACACAAGGTCCAGGGGCTCTTTCTGGTTCGTTCCGACCTGACCCGTGTGATCCGGAAACCTTAAATCTTAAATGGGAGAAAAGAGAAACAAAATATGACCATATCGATACAGTTGAAGAATGGGTTGTACAATCGAATGGCCAGCCTCAAAGACATAGGACACTGCTGAACCTAAGAAGGCCCTTCTCCAACCATAATGGAGTCAACAGCTTAAACTTTTCACCTGAAACAGGCAGACTGGTTTTAACAACTGGTGATGGTGGATCAGGTTATGACCCTTTCAATTTAAGCCAGGATGATATGGAGATTGCCGGTAAGATCATTGAAATCGATATAAGCAAAAATGTGTTTAGCCAAAATCCACCCTCAGTTACCCGTTTTGATGAGATTTCCCCTTCTATTCAGGAGACACTAACTGTCATAGCCAAAGGGGTCCGTAATATTCCAGGTATAGCCTATCAAAGGTTGTATAACCATTACATTAAGTATGCCGGAAATGTTGGACAGGATTTTGCCGAGTCTATTTTTTCATTTATTCATTATCGGCCCGTTCCTGTAACCCGGCTTACTCATGCTTCTTCCGGGAGAACGGTAACAGAGAAAGAAGGGTTCATTAATTTTGGCTGGCGAGGTTGGGAAGGTGCCTTCCCTACTCCAATTATAAAAAGCTGTTCAGAGAATTCGACACTGGATGAGAAAACAATTGCTTTTTATGATGAAGCAGTAAAAACTTCAGTCCGGCGTCTGCCACCTTTGACGAATTATTTTCATCAAGAACCTCGACCCGATAAATATGGAGGAACTGCACTTACCGGTGTCCAGCCCTACATGGGAAAATCAATCCCTGAGTTATCAGGAAGCCTGGTGTTCACCGACCTTTCCCGTGCTAAAAATAATGAACAACCAGATCAAGGGTTCTTAGCATATACGAGGTTCAGGCCAGATGGTATTTTGAATGATTTTAATATCATTGAAACAGAGTATGACTTTGGCTCCCAATCTGTTTATTATGTCAGTCTAGGAACAAACCTCGATCAATCCAGGATGTTTTTAGGAGTATACGGATCTATGAAGGTGACGGATTATAACCAGGGTACTGTGTTTGAGATTGTTCCCGTCTAA
- a CDS encoding response regulator transcription factor, with protein MYKVMLIEDDYQLCGLIKENLERYGYNVILPENFTNIEEEFLTINPDLVLLDINLPYYDGYYLCRSFRQKSTVPILMISARSQEMDQIMAIELGADDFITKPFTFEMLQSKVKATFRRVYGEYAVKDGKCVCVGSLCLDDKTMCLDYKGIKVELSKNVFKLLKKLMENENSFVSREELIEEVWDSVTFVDDNTLTVNVTRIKQILSELGLKDLIKSKRGVGYMLQYPSGE; from the coding sequence ATGTACAAAGTCATGCTGATTGAAGATGATTACCAGCTTTGCGGGCTGATCAAGGAAAATTTGGAGCGCTATGGGTACAACGTAATTTTGCCTGAGAATTTTACCAATATAGAAGAAGAGTTTTTAACAATCAATCCGGATCTTGTGTTGCTGGATATTAACCTGCCATATTATGATGGCTATTATTTGTGCAGAAGTTTTCGGCAGAAATCCACCGTGCCGATTTTGATGATTTCTGCGCGGAGCCAGGAAATGGACCAAATCATGGCGATTGAACTGGGGGCTGATGATTTTATCACGAAGCCTTTCACATTTGAGATGCTGCAATCAAAAGTCAAAGCAACATTTAGAAGAGTGTACGGAGAGTATGCTGTGAAGGATGGAAAGTGCGTCTGTGTCGGCTCTTTATGCCTGGACGATAAAACAATGTGCCTGGATTATAAAGGGATAAAAGTTGAACTTTCTAAAAACGTTTTTAAACTGCTGAAAAAATTGATGGAAAACGAAAATTCATTTGTTTCAAGAGAAGAGCTGATTGAAGAAGTATGGGATTCGGTTACATTTGTCGATGATAATACGCTTACAGTAAATGTAACTAGAATTAAACAAATTCTGTCAGAGCTAGGGTTAAAGGATTTGATTAAAAGCAAAAGAGGGGTAGGATATATGCTTCAGTATCCTTCGGGTGAATGA
- a CDS encoding sensor histidine kinase — translation MLKIFLKDRLMLILIYIVNLASILLFFYLSVPADTEFFYPLSIGLFFLVIYLLIDWVKFYPANRSAAKQLSNQDVELEAYTGEQKVFKRLLAKTVSENSQKFNDLKEQNKERIYFLSHWMHHLKTPVSVIELIINKEEKTEALDKIQQENKRLHYSIEQGLTMIRMDSFENDFELKSVDLLSTLRKLINARKREWIYQSIYPSIEFEEEQARIITDPKWNEILIDQIISNAIKYSGKKEGKQKLVFQIERIAEHISLAIVDQGVGIPDYDLERVFQPFFTGENGRKYPNSSGIGLYLSKKIADKLGAGIEIQSTSGKGTTVQIKWLAGKSE, via the coding sequence ATGCTGAAGATCTTTTTGAAAGATCGACTAATGCTCATTCTGATATACATAGTAAACTTGGCCAGTATCTTGTTGTTTTTCTATCTTAGTGTTCCAGCGGATACGGAGTTTTTCTATCCGTTGTCAATTGGACTATTTTTTCTCGTGATTTATTTACTTATAGATTGGGTGAAATTTTACCCGGCAAATCGGTCTGCTGCCAAGCAGCTCAGCAATCAAGATGTCGAGCTCGAAGCTTATACGGGGGAACAGAAGGTTTTTAAGCGTTTGTTGGCGAAAACAGTCAGTGAAAACTCACAAAAGTTCAATGATTTAAAAGAACAAAATAAAGAGAGAATCTATTTTCTGTCTCACTGGATGCACCATTTAAAGACGCCTGTATCCGTAATTGAATTGATCATCAATAAAGAGGAAAAGACAGAGGCACTCGATAAAATCCAACAGGAAAACAAACGGCTGCACTATTCTATTGAACAAGGTCTGACGATGATTAGGATGGACAGTTTTGAAAACGACTTTGAACTTAAGTCTGTTGATTTGCTCTCCACACTACGAAAGTTGATCAACGCCAGGAAAAGGGAGTGGATTTATCAATCCATTTACCCTTCTATTGAGTTTGAGGAGGAGCAAGCACGCATTATCACCGATCCAAAATGGAATGAGATTTTAATTGACCAGATTATTTCTAATGCCATCAAGTATTCTGGGAAAAAGGAAGGAAAGCAAAAGCTGGTTTTTCAGATTGAGAGAATAGCCGAACACATTAGTTTAGCGATTGTTGATCAAGGAGTTGGAATTCCAGATTATGATCTTGAGCGGGTGTTCCAGCCATTCTTTACAGGTGAAAATGGACGTAAGTATCCAAACTCATCTGGCATCGGATTGTACCTCAGCAAAAAAATTGCCGACAAACTTGGAGCTGGGATTGAGATTCAATCCACGTCAGGTAAAGGTACGACAGTCCAAATCAAGTGGCTAGCCGGAAAAAGTGAGTGA
- a CDS encoding ABC transporter ATP-binding protein, with product MAILKAGNIVKVYGASSGEGSTIALDGISLTIKEGEFVAIMGPSGSGKTTLLNILSGIDQPTSGEVSIAGQEISEKSGDELALFRRKQLGFVFQDFNLLDSLTVKENMMLPMVLEKKSAGEMESKVQELAQLFEIQATLDKYPYNISGGQQQRTAVSRALVNEPAIIFADEPTGNLDSKASAVIMECFEKIVKELTTTVLLVTHDVFAASYCQKVVFIKDGVIHSSIVKKGSRKEFLDRIMDNLAVLGGRSYDI from the coding sequence ATGGCTATTTTAAAAGCTGGTAATATAGTGAAGGTGTATGGAGCATCGAGTGGAGAAGGTTCAACGATTGCTTTGGATGGGATCAGTCTAACAATTAAAGAAGGTGAGTTTGTTGCGATCATGGGGCCCTCAGGCAGCGGGAAGACAACTTTACTAAATATCCTTAGCGGAATCGATCAACCTACATCAGGTGAGGTATCGATTGCCGGACAGGAAATTAGCGAGAAGTCAGGAGATGAACTCGCTCTGTTTCGTCGTAAACAACTCGGTTTTGTATTTCAGGATTTCAATCTATTAGATAGTTTGACGGTTAAAGAGAATATGATGCTGCCAATGGTGCTTGAAAAGAAGTCAGCAGGTGAAATGGAATCGAAAGTACAGGAGCTGGCTCAACTTTTCGAAATACAAGCTACGCTGGATAAATACCCCTACAACATATCCGGAGGCCAGCAGCAGCGAACTGCGGTCAGCCGGGCGCTTGTCAATGAGCCTGCCATCATTTTTGCCGATGAGCCTACGGGAAATCTCGATTCAAAAGCTTCTGCGGTCATTATGGAATGCTTTGAAAAAATTGTCAAGGAGCTTACAACAACGGTCCTGCTTGTGACGCATGATGTTTTTGCAGCGAGTTATTGTCAAAAGGTTGTTTTTATCAAAGACGGAGTAATTCATTCGAGTATTGTGAAAAAAGGGAGCAGGAAGGAGTTCCTGGATCGCATTATGGATAATCTTGCCGTCTTGGGAGGAAGATCCTATGACATTTAA
- a CDS encoding FtsX-like permease family protein, giving the protein MTFNQIVWKMAKVEYKKYIFYYLCNSFAVMFFFMFSTVYFNRRVEQGKKLESLQDALSIPGAALIIFTIFFISYAHNVFIKQRRSEFGLFMTLGMAKRDIAKLLLLENGVIAMLSILSGILAGTVFSRLFFMLLMDLIELKEVPFHFSVKMFIFSIGAFLAVFLLAVGKSLFQTLRSSLVLSMKSNRFAESIKMRSPFLGAFGLIIMIGSLFMLYFTFEESSGAFLPLWTMAMFLGLYISLSQSGSFLLSLAKKFPGFYYRRLLFLSSLEYKFKQLTSIIMLLTVMIMITILYSTLLLTFYKASEKDAVNNNPYDVAFLQSETKNTISVAELEETFELKEHLEIPIFNYYEKLIYVDGYQTYQFMALEDFNKLTSQRPNLKDNQFLFYLNSEPEYAHTDIAESIKLSIQGEEKTFTMKNKVIERNINLLPKTYEFIVVDSEVLEALRQSPDGYELKLQLMNVADWKVSEKSVEQLKRQFLAGNRETSPMDYPDMPYTAEEDLFRVASKIGDYQTNQTTNGIMFYVTSFLSIMFFFGTFVLLYLNLFSEMDTEKMKYQKLNKIGMSSNEIKQNVTRELATIFFVPTILGTTLAFLYLAILSSDVGGIMKNPDILMHFLQIVGIYVMSQLVSFFYARKKMLFQLIN; this is encoded by the coding sequence ATGACATTTAATCAAATTGTCTGGAAGATGGCAAAGGTAGAATATAAAAAATATATCTTTTATTACTTATGCAACAGTTTTGCAGTGATGTTCTTCTTTATGTTTTCGACTGTCTATTTTAACCGCAGGGTTGAGCAAGGGAAGAAATTGGAGAGCCTTCAGGATGCTCTTTCTATTCCTGGTGCTGCACTGATCATTTTTACTATCTTCTTCATCAGTTATGCACACAACGTTTTTATAAAACAGAGAAGAAGTGAGTTCGGGCTGTTCATGACTCTGGGCATGGCAAAAAGAGACATAGCAAAATTACTGCTCCTTGAAAATGGTGTGATTGCCATGCTATCCATTCTCTCCGGTATTCTTGCTGGTACAGTATTCTCCAGGCTATTTTTCATGCTGTTAATGGACCTGATTGAACTAAAGGAAGTTCCATTTCATTTCTCTGTTAAAATGTTCATTTTCTCAATTGGAGCTTTTCTTGCAGTATTTTTGCTGGCCGTCGGAAAATCATTGTTCCAGACGCTAAGAAGCAGCCTGGTCTTAAGCATGAAAAGCAACAGATTTGCGGAGAGTATTAAAATGAGAAGCCCTTTCCTGGGAGCATTTGGCCTGATAATTATGATCGGTTCGTTATTCATGCTGTATTTTACCTTTGAGGAATCTTCAGGGGCATTCCTTCCGCTTTGGACAATGGCGATGTTTTTAGGTCTATATATTTCCCTTAGCCAATCTGGCAGCTTCCTTCTCTCTTTAGCGAAAAAATTCCCAGGATTTTATTATCGCAGATTGCTGTTCCTGAGCAGCCTAGAATATAAATTCAAACAACTGACATCGATTATTATGCTTTTGACTGTGATGATCATGATCACCATTCTCTATAGCACGCTACTATTGACATTTTACAAAGCTTCGGAAAAGGATGCTGTAAATAACAACCCGTATGACGTGGCATTTTTACAGTCAGAAACGAAGAACACTATTTCAGTTGCAGAACTTGAAGAGACATTTGAACTGAAAGAGCATTTAGAGATCCCCATCTTCAATTACTATGAAAAGTTAATATATGTTGATGGATATCAAACTTATCAATTTATGGCACTAGAGGACTTCAATAAATTGACATCACAAAGGCCAAACCTAAAAGATAATCAATTTCTGTTCTATTTAAATTCTGAACCTGAATACGCTCATACTGATATTGCTGAATCCATTAAACTTTCGATTCAGGGTGAAGAGAAGACTTTTACAATGAAGAATAAGGTGATTGAGAGAAATATTAATCTGCTGCCTAAGACATACGAATTTATTGTTGTGGATTCTGAAGTTTTGGAGGCATTAAGGCAAAGTCCTGATGGCTACGAATTGAAGCTTCAATTAATGAACGTAGCAGACTGGAAAGTGAGCGAAAAGTCGGTTGAACAATTAAAACGGCAATTCCTGGCTGGGAATCGAGAAACATCTCCAATGGATTACCCTGATATGCCCTATACTGCCGAAGAAGATTTATTCCGTGTTGCTTCTAAAATCGGGGACTATCAAACAAACCAAACTACTAACGGAATAATGTTTTATGTTACCTCATTCCTAAGCATCATGTTCTTTTTTGGCACCTTTGTACTGTTATATCTAAATCTATTTTCCGAAATGGATACAGAAAAAATGAAGTATCAGAAACTAAATAAAATAGGGATGTCATCGAATGAAATCAAGCAAAATGTTACAAGAGAATTGGCGACTATATTTTTCGTACCAACTATACTAGGAACAACGCTGGCCTTTTTGTACCTGGCAATCTTGTCATCAGATGTCGGAGGAATAATGAAAAATCCTGATATCTTGATGCACTTCCTGCAAATAGTCGGAATTTACGTGATGAGCCAATTGGTATCCTTCTTTTACGCGAGGAAAAAGATGTTGTTTCAGTTGATAAATTAG